One stretch of Aeromicrobium fastidiosum DNA includes these proteins:
- a CDS encoding M20/M25/M40 family metallo-hydrolase encodes MAYAPETEAVDICRDLIRIDTSNYGDDSGPGERAAAEYVAASLAEVGIMSEVIESERGRASVVARWGNQDSTRPGLLIHGHLDVVPAQAADWTVDPFAAEIVDGYLYGRGAVDMKDFDAMLLSVVRARQRAGVIPDRPILLVFTADEEAGGVKGAHWLVEHRPELFEGCTEAIGEVGGFSTEVGGKRLYLIESGEKGIAWMRLRARGTAGHGSMRNDDNAVMHLSRGLLALGEHEWPAEPGPSMQLLLAKVRELTGSHGSPDELLEHFGPAVRMIGAGIRNTTNATMLQAGYKHNVVPGEAVAYVDGRFLPGHGDSFVPAVEGIVGDAVSVEPYIGQPALEYAFEGDLVDAMTVSLHALDPEAHIAPFVMSGGTDAKAWDKLGITSFGFVPLQLPADLDFTALFHGVDERVPTASLEFGSRVFDHFLGIA; translated from the coding sequence ATGGCCTACGCACCGGAGACCGAAGCCGTCGACATCTGCCGCGACCTGATCCGCATCGACACCAGCAACTACGGTGACGACTCGGGGCCGGGGGAGCGGGCCGCCGCCGAGTACGTCGCGGCGTCGCTGGCCGAGGTCGGCATCATGTCCGAGGTCATCGAGTCCGAGCGCGGACGGGCCAGCGTCGTCGCGCGCTGGGGCAACCAGGACTCGACGCGACCGGGGCTGCTGATCCACGGTCACCTCGACGTCGTCCCGGCCCAGGCGGCAGACTGGACGGTCGACCCGTTCGCCGCCGAGATCGTCGACGGCTACCTCTACGGGCGCGGCGCGGTCGACATGAAGGACTTCGACGCGATGCTGCTGTCGGTCGTGCGGGCCCGCCAGCGCGCGGGCGTCATTCCCGACCGTCCGATCCTGCTGGTGTTCACCGCCGACGAGGAGGCCGGCGGCGTCAAGGGCGCGCACTGGCTCGTCGAGCACCGTCCAGAGCTGTTCGAGGGCTGCACCGAGGCGATCGGCGAGGTCGGTGGCTTCTCGACCGAGGTCGGCGGCAAGCGCCTCTACCTCATCGAGTCGGGTGAGAAGGGCATCGCATGGATGCGTCTGCGGGCCCGCGGCACCGCCGGCCACGGCTCGATGCGCAACGACGACAACGCCGTGATGCACCTGTCACGCGGCCTCCTGGCGCTCGGTGAGCACGAGTGGCCCGCCGAGCCGGGGCCGTCGATGCAGCTGCTGCTGGCCAAGGTGCGCGAGCTCACCGGCTCGCACGGCAGCCCCGACGAGCTGCTCGAGCACTTCGGACCCGCGGTGCGCATGATCGGTGCCGGCATCCGCAACACGACCAACGCCACGATGCTGCAGGCCGGCTACAAGCACAACGTCGTGCCGGGCGAGGCCGTCGCGTACGTCGACGGGCGCTTCCTGCCCGGTCACGGCGACAGCTTCGTGCCGGCCGTCGAGGGCATCGTGGGCGACGCGGTCTCGGTCGAGCCCTACATCGGCCAGCCGGCGCTCGAGTACGCCTTCGAGGGCGACCTGGTCGACGCCATGACCGTCTCGCTGCATGCCCTCGACCCCGAGGCGCACATCGCGCCGTTCGTGATGTCGGGCGGCACCGACGCCAAGGCCTGGGACAAGCTGGGCATCACGTCCTTCGGCTTCGTGCCGCTGCAGCTGCCCGCCGATCTCGACTTCACGGCGCTGTTCCACGGCGTCGACGAGCGGGTGCCGACCGCGTCACTGGAGTTCGGCAGCCGGGTCTTCGACCACTTCCTGGGGATCGCCTGA
- a CDS encoding DUF5703 family protein, whose protein sequence is MLEYEFWNLTIDRTKSRSAVCRMLTDAAEYQGWELDRLRKDGTGQRTVTLRRKIIRMRSTL, encoded by the coding sequence ATGCTGGAGTACGAGTTCTGGAATCTCACGATCGATCGCACCAAGTCGCGATCGGCCGTCTGTCGCATGCTGACCGATGCCGCCGAGTACCAGGGCTGGGAGCTCGACCGCCTCCGCAAGGACGGGACGGGTCAGCGCACCGTCACGCTGCGCCGCAAGATCATCCGCATGCGCAGCACGCTGTAG
- a CDS encoding aldo/keto reductase: MQRRRVGHSGLEVSRLGLGTMTWGSTVDAYEAGDQLTTFLDAGGTLIDTAPIYGDGACEELLGTLLATSGVRDEIVLAGKAGFARRGGEVVKDGSRRGLLDQLDVSLRQLGTDHLDLWQIHTPDLSVPLEETLGALEHAVRTGRTRYVGVSNFTGWQLGIANTWLAGRPEGIALVSNQVEYSLVNRDPEDEVVPASAHLGMGLLAWSPLGRGVLTGKYRGGVPSDSRGATPGWDEFVGAYLTPGKSGVVEALARASEGLHVSIAHVALAWLLARPQLSAAIVGARTTPQLQENLAAEDLELPPEILQALDDVSHAAR; the protein is encoded by the coding sequence ATGCAACGTCGTCGCGTCGGTCACTCCGGCCTGGAGGTCTCGCGTCTCGGCCTGGGCACCATGACCTGGGGCTCGACGGTCGACGCGTACGAGGCGGGTGACCAGCTCACGACGTTCCTCGACGCGGGCGGCACGCTGATCGACACCGCCCCCATCTACGGCGACGGGGCCTGCGAGGAGCTGCTCGGCACGCTGCTGGCCACGTCCGGCGTCCGCGACGAGATCGTGCTGGCCGGCAAGGCAGGCTTCGCCCGCCGCGGCGGCGAGGTCGTCAAGGACGGTTCACGACGCGGCCTGCTCGACCAGCTCGACGTCTCTCTGCGCCAGCTCGGCACCGACCACCTCGACCTGTGGCAGATCCACACCCCCGACCTGTCGGTGCCGCTCGAGGAGACGCTGGGCGCGCTCGAGCACGCCGTCCGCACGGGACGCACCCGCTATGTCGGCGTCTCCAACTTCACGGGCTGGCAGCTCGGCATCGCGAACACCTGGCTCGCCGGACGGCCCGAGGGCATCGCGCTGGTCAGCAACCAGGTCGAGTACTCGCTGGTCAACCGCGATCCCGAGGACGAGGTCGTGCCCGCATCAGCCCACCTCGGCATGGGGCTGCTGGCCTGGTCGCCGCTCGGCCGTGGCGTGCTCACGGGCAAGTACCGCGGCGGCGTGCCGTCCGACTCCCGTGGCGCGACGCCCGGGTGGGACGAGTTCGTCGGTGCCTACCTGACGCCCGGCAAGTCGGGCGTCGTCGAGGCCCTGGCCCGCGCCTCGGAGGGACTGCACGTGTCGATCGCGCATGTCGCCCTCGCCTGGTTGCTGGCCCGCCCGCAGCTCTCGGCCGCGATCGTCGGTGCCCGCACGACGCCGCAGCTGCAGGAGAACCTCGCCGCAGAGGACCTCGAGCTCCCGCCCGAGATCCTGCAGGCGCTGGACGACGTGTCGCACGCTGCTCGCTGA
- a CDS encoding undecaprenyl-diphosphate phosphatase gives MDFLRAVVLGVVQGLTEFLPISSSAHLAIIPKFLGWDDPGAAYTAVIQIGTELAVLLYFWRDIWTIGSGWVRGVFSAEARQAPEWRMGWFVIIGSVPIVVLGLVLQDAIDREFRNLWVIGTTLIVLGIVLGIAERVGRKTSPIENLTMKHAILLGVAQAGALVPGVSRSGATISMGLFLGYERAAATRYAFLLAIPAVVGAGVFKLKDIGGDNAYGTGPTIVGTVVSFVVGLAVIHWLLKYVSTHSYTPFVLYRVGLGSLVLVLVGAGAITAGVAG, from the coding sequence GTGGACTTTCTCCGTGCCGTCGTCCTGGGGGTGGTGCAGGGGCTGACCGAGTTCCTGCCGATCTCCAGCAGTGCCCATCTCGCGATCATTCCCAAGTTCCTCGGCTGGGACGATCCGGGAGCCGCCTACACCGCCGTGATCCAGATCGGCACCGAGCTCGCGGTGCTCCTCTACTTCTGGCGCGACATCTGGACGATCGGCTCTGGCTGGGTGCGTGGCGTGTTCTCCGCCGAGGCGCGGCAGGCCCCGGAGTGGCGCATGGGGTGGTTCGTCATCATCGGCTCGGTGCCGATCGTGGTGCTCGGCCTCGTGCTGCAGGACGCGATCGACCGTGAGTTCCGCAATCTGTGGGTCATCGGCACGACGTTGATCGTCCTCGGCATCGTCCTCGGCATCGCCGAGCGGGTCGGGCGCAAGACCAGCCCGATCGAGAACCTGACGATGAAGCACGCGATCCTTCTGGGCGTGGCGCAGGCCGGCGCGCTCGTGCCCGGAGTGTCGCGCTCGGGCGCGACGATCAGCATGGGGCTGTTCCTGGGCTACGAGCGGGCTGCCGCGACCCGGTACGCCTTCCTGCTCGCGATCCCGGCCGTCGTGGGTGCCGGTGTGTTCAAGCTCAAGGACATAGGCGGCGACAACGCGTACGGGACGGGCCCCACGATCGTCGGCACCGTGGTGTCGTTCGTGGTCGGCCTGGCTGTCATCCACTGGTTGCTCAAGTACGTCAGCACGCACTCCTACACGCCGTTCGTCCTCTACCGCGTGGGGCTGGGCAGCCTCGTCCTGGTGCTCGTCGGCGCGGGTGCCATCACCGCTGGCGTCGCCGGTTAG
- a CDS encoding class I SAM-dependent methyltransferase, which yields MSSFDRVTETWGDLKYMNLARAKYLRDLIVREDLSDLLELGFYKGKSSAYMGAVLEDLGRGHLTTMDRISARGHQPEINEVLETVGLAHRVTPIFAHRSFTWELGRMVEQTPRPQFDFCYLDGGHTWDVTGFGFLLVDMMLKPGGIILLDDLDWSIAGSPQARTPEGAKTYEAYSDDEKAAKGVRMTFELIADHLGYDIEEVPKFQWGIARKRVPKKGLFGRG from the coding sequence ATGTCTTCCTTCGACCGCGTCACAGAGACCTGGGGCGACCTCAAGTACATGAACCTGGCCCGCGCCAAGTACCTGCGCGACCTGATCGTCCGCGAGGACCTGAGCGACCTGCTCGAGCTGGGGTTCTACAAGGGCAAGAGCAGCGCCTACATGGGTGCCGTGCTCGAGGACCTCGGCCGCGGCCACCTCACGACGATGGACCGCATCTCCGCCCGCGGTCACCAGCCCGAGATCAACGAGGTGCTCGAGACGGTCGGGCTGGCCCACCGGGTCACGCCGATCTTCGCCCACCGCTCGTTCACGTGGGAGCTCGGCCGCATGGTCGAGCAGACCCCCCGCCCGCAGTTCGACTTCTGCTACCTCGACGGCGGCCACACCTGGGACGTCACCGGATTCGGCTTCCTGCTCGTCGACATGATGCTCAAGCCCGGCGGCATCATCCTGCTCGACGACCTCGACTGGTCGATCGCTGGCTCGCCGCAGGCCCGCACGCCCGAGGGTGCCAAGACGTACGAGGCGTACTCCGACGACGAGAAGGCCGCCAAGGGCGTCCGCATGACCTTCGAGCTCATCGCCGACCACCTCGGCTACGACATCGAGGAGGTGCCCAAGTTCCAGTGGGGCATCGCCCGCAAGCGGGTGCCCAAGAAGGGTCTGTTCGGACGCGGGTAG
- the corA gene encoding magnesium/cobalt transporter CorA: protein MIIDCAVYRDGVRETTEHDSESLDAALARLGEDDFLWVGIGNPTADEMHRVAGSLGLHPLAVEDALEAHQRPKVERYPDHTFISIRTVSYSDDDITTHEVNIFLGVNYLLTVRHGGPTLKNARKAAERMIEPLSHGPTAALYAVVDSIVDHYEDVAAELETDVQEVETSVFSAQRSSDSTRIYRLKRETLEFRRAVLPLREPLHRFALAAATEDARPYFRDIADHLARAAEAIDSIDHLLDNALQAHLAQLSVQQNEDMRKLTAGATIFAVPTAIAGIYGMNFEHMPELTWTYGYPLCVGVIGTLCGYIYWRFKRSGWL from the coding sequence GTGATCATCGACTGCGCGGTCTACCGCGACGGCGTCAGGGAGACGACCGAGCACGACTCGGAGTCGCTCGACGCAGCGCTCGCCCGGCTCGGCGAGGACGACTTCCTGTGGGTCGGCATCGGCAACCCCACCGCCGACGAGATGCACCGGGTGGCGGGGTCGCTCGGGCTGCACCCCCTGGCGGTCGAGGACGCCCTCGAGGCGCACCAGCGTCCGAAGGTCGAGCGCTACCCCGACCACACGTTCATCTCGATCCGCACCGTGTCGTACAGCGACGACGACATCACGACCCATGAGGTCAACATCTTCCTCGGCGTCAACTACCTGCTCACGGTGCGGCACGGCGGCCCGACGCTCAAGAACGCCCGCAAGGCCGCCGAGCGGATGATCGAACCGTTGTCGCACGGACCGACCGCGGCCCTGTACGCCGTCGTCGACAGCATCGTCGACCACTACGAGGACGTCGCGGCCGAGCTCGAGACCGACGTTCAGGAGGTGGAGACCTCGGTCTTCTCGGCGCAGCGCTCGAGCGACTCGACCCGCATCTACCGGCTCAAGCGCGAGACGCTCGAGTTCCGCCGTGCGGTGCTGCCCCTGCGCGAGCCCCTGCACCGCTTCGCCCTGGCAGCGGCCACCGAGGACGCGCGACCGTACTTCCGCGACATCGCCGACCACCTCGCGCGCGCTGCGGAGGCCATCGACTCGATCGACCACCTGCTCGACAACGCCCTGCAGGCGCACCTGGCGCAGCTGAGCGTCCAGCAGAACGAGGACATGCGCAAGCTCACCGCGGGTGCCACGATCTTCGCCGTCCCGACCGCGATCGCCGGCATCTACGGCATGAACTTCGAGCACATGCCTGAATTGACGTGGACCTACGGCTACCCGCTGTGCGTCGGCGTCATCGGCACGCTCTGCGGCTACATCTACTGGCGCTTCAAGCGTTCGGGCTGGCTGTAG
- the mshC gene encoding cysteine--1-D-myo-inosityl 2-amino-2-deoxy-alpha-D-glucopyranoside ligase gives MRSWSSPEVPSLDELGLGRGPEVSVHDTSTAGSVAVDPADRARLYVCGITPYDATHMGHAATYLTFDLLQRAWRDRGLDVTYTQNVTDVDDPLLERATATGVDWVELAERETQLFREDMTALRVIAPAHYIGAVESIDLVVDLVERLRAAGAVYAVDDDLYFDVHADEGFGLVSGFDEQTMLRIFPERGGDPDRLGKKHPLDCLLWQAERPGEPAWDTRLGRGRPGWHIECAAIALHHLGTAFDVQGGGSDLVFPHHEMSASEATVATGEPFAGAYVHAGMVGFEGEKMSKSKGNLVLVSKLRAAGHDPMAIRLALLAHHYRSDWEWFDDEIVRAEERLARWRAAVARTVAPSGEALLAQVRHAMAHDLDAPAALAAVDAWAADDAGEDPQAGRTVRSALDALLGVAL, from the coding sequence ATGCGCAGCTGGTCGAGTCCTGAGGTCCCGTCACTCGACGAGCTGGGTCTCGGACGTGGTCCGGAGGTGTCGGTGCACGACACCTCGACCGCCGGATCGGTCGCCGTCGACCCGGCTGACCGGGCCCGGCTCTACGTCTGCGGCATCACGCCCTACGACGCCACCCACATGGGGCACGCTGCGACCTACCTGACGTTCGACCTGCTGCAGCGCGCCTGGCGCGACCGCGGCCTCGACGTCACGTACACCCAGAACGTCACCGACGTCGACGACCCGCTGCTCGAGCGGGCCACCGCGACGGGCGTCGACTGGGTCGAGCTCGCCGAGCGCGAGACGCAGCTGTTCCGTGAGGACATGACCGCCCTGCGCGTCATCGCGCCGGCCCACTACATCGGTGCCGTCGAGTCGATCGACCTCGTGGTCGACCTGGTCGAGCGGCTCCGGGCGGCCGGTGCCGTCTACGCCGTCGACGACGACCTCTACTTCGACGTCCACGCCGACGAGGGCTTCGGTCTGGTCTCGGGCTTCGACGAGCAGACGATGCTGCGCATCTTCCCCGAGCGCGGGGGAGACCCCGACCGTCTGGGCAAGAAGCACCCGCTCGACTGCCTGCTGTGGCAGGCCGAGCGTCCCGGCGAGCCCGCGTGGGACACCCGCCTGGGTCGTGGTCGCCCCGGTTGGCACATCGAGTGCGCGGCGATCGCCCTGCACCACTTGGGCACCGCGTTCGACGTACAGGGCGGCGGCTCCGACCTGGTGTTCCCGCACCACGAGATGTCGGCTTCCGAGGCCACGGTCGCGACAGGCGAGCCGTTCGCGGGGGCCTACGTGCACGCCGGCATGGTCGGCTTCGAGGGCGAGAAGATGTCCAAGTCGAAGGGCAACCTCGTGCTCGTCTCGAAGCTGCGCGCGGCCGGGCACGACCCCATGGCGATCCGGTTGGCCCTGCTGGCGCACCACTACCGCAGCGACTGGGAGTGGTTCGACGACGAGATCGTGCGGGCCGAGGAGCGTCTGGCCCGCTGGCGCGCAGCCGTGGCTCGGACTGTCGCGCCGTCGGGCGAGGCGCTGCTCGCACAGGTCCGCCACGCGATGGCTCACGACCTCGACGCGCCGGCGGCCCTCGCCGCGGTCGACGCGTGGGCGGCTGACGATGCAGGCGAGGACCCGCAGGCCGGCCGCACGGTCCGCAGCGCACTTGATGCGCTGCTCGGAGTGGCTCTCTAG
- a CDS encoding FHA domain-containing protein, whose protein sequence is MTAVLHLEADLTFDIETPGPDGAAGRQLRGTVQASGNRITIQTDDLMAVAGQPSRAAVRGMAEQLARLGLVVEVSGPDGTVVTMGAVRAHALQRLVTRSRHMRLGSWSQALRAVIARRPSAPGAVDLSSAGLPPGTPWPPVPLRGMPRVVTTTHDPVGGRGHPRLYLSDTSDPGADRRVGVFALPLEGVTIGSAEGSGLRLAGVDAVQAEIIRTDDDEYVLIARSTQVLTTVGGLQLPRQRLRTGSRIQLGSWRLSYVRDEFADHGRPYGGRIGGELGRQRTQPKPVNRSDQGF, encoded by the coding sequence ATGACCGCCGTGCTTCACCTCGAGGCCGATCTCACCTTCGACATCGAGACCCCGGGTCCCGACGGCGCAGCCGGCAGGCAGCTGCGTGGGACCGTGCAGGCCTCGGGCAACCGGATCACGATCCAGACCGATGACCTCATGGCCGTCGCCGGGCAGCCGTCACGGGCCGCGGTGCGAGGGATGGCCGAGCAGCTCGCCCGTCTCGGACTCGTCGTCGAGGTCTCCGGACCCGACGGCACGGTGGTCACGATGGGTGCCGTTCGCGCCCACGCCCTGCAACGCCTCGTCACCCGCTCGCGGCACATGCGCCTCGGCAGCTGGTCGCAGGCGCTGCGCGCCGTCATCGCCCGGCGTCCTTCCGCGCCCGGTGCGGTCGATCTGTCGAGCGCAGGCCTTCCGCCCGGCACGCCGTGGCCCCCCGTCCCGCTGCGCGGCATGCCCCGGGTCGTCACGACGACCCACGACCCCGTCGGCGGACGTGGTCATCCGCGGCTCTACCTGTCCGACACGTCCGACCCGGGTGCCGACCGGCGTGTGGGCGTGTTCGCGCTGCCGCTCGAGGGCGTCACGATCGGCAGCGCCGAGGGCTCGGGGCTCCGACTGGCCGGCGTGGATGCCGTCCAGGCCGAGATCATCCGCACCGACGACGACGAGTACGTGCTGATCGCGCGCAGCACCCAGGTGCTGACGACCGTGGGCGGCCTGCAGCTGCCCCGTCAGCGGCTGCGCACAGGATCACGCATCCAGCTCGGCTCGTGGCGGCTGTCGTACGTCCGTGACGAGTTCGCCGATCACGGTCGGCCGTACGGCGGACGCATCGGTGGTGAGCTGGGACGGCAACGCACCCAGCCGAAGCCGGTCAACCGCAGCGACCAGGGGTTCTAG
- a CDS encoding PAC2 family protein: MTSTPDIPQLRNPWMVAAFEGWNDAADAASGAVDHLIDEWDAELLIELDPEDYYDFQVHRPHVHTTDDGDRLITWPAPQIFHARPARLDRDVLLLRGPEPNFRWKAFCSTVIGVAQLAGVTELVTLGALLADSPHTRPVPVSGSTSDPALMERMSLSASTYNGPVGITSVLGEVAAREGIASASLWAAVPHYLAEPPCPKATLALLGALEDAVGMPLPQGVLTEMTEAWQRGAEELTSQDVEIAEYVKALENERDTSELPEASGDAIAREFERYLRRRNVDPE, encoded by the coding sequence GTGACCTCCACCCCTGACATCCCGCAGCTGCGCAACCCCTGGATGGTCGCCGCGTTCGAGGGGTGGAACGACGCCGCCGATGCCGCATCGGGTGCCGTCGACCACCTCATCGACGAGTGGGACGCCGAGCTGCTGATCGAGCTCGATCCCGAGGACTACTACGACTTCCAGGTGCACCGTCCACACGTCCACACGACCGACGACGGTGACCGCCTGATCACGTGGCCGGCGCCGCAGATCTTCCACGCCCGTCCGGCCCGGCTCGATCGCGATGTGCTGCTGCTGCGCGGGCCGGAGCCGAACTTTCGCTGGAAGGCGTTCTGCTCGACGGTCATCGGCGTCGCCCAGCTGGCCGGCGTCACCGAGCTCGTGACGCTCGGCGCGCTCCTGGCCGACTCGCCGCACACGCGCCCCGTGCCGGTCAGCGGGTCGACGTCCGATCCGGCCCTGATGGAGCGCATGTCGCTCAGCGCATCGACCTACAACGGACCCGTCGGCATCACGTCGGTTCTGGGCGAGGTCGCGGCCCGCGAGGGCATCGCCTCGGCGTCGCTGTGGGCAGCAGTGCCGCACTACCTCGCCGAGCCGCCCTGCCCGAAGGCAACCCTCGCCTTGTTGGGTGCGCTCGAGGACGCCGTCGGCATGCCACTCCCCCAGGGCGTCCTGACCGAGATGACCGAGGCGTGGCAGCGTGGTGCAGAAGAGCTGACCTCCCAGGACGTCGAGATCGCCGAGTACGTCAAGGCACTGGAGAACGAGCGCGACACCAGCGAGCTGCCCGAGGCGAGCGGTGACGCGATCGCCCGCGAGTTCGAGCGCTACCTGCGCCGCCGCAACGTCGACCCGGAGTGA
- a CDS encoding hemolysin family protein yields the protein MDQQTLLNFGLVLVFVLVGGVFSATEMALVSLRPSQLDRLEQQGGRGAKVASLARDPNRFLAAVQIGVTVAGFLSAAYGASTLAPDVAPIFTGLGLSERAADNVALVVMTLLIAYMSLVLGELVPKRFALQKSAGLATAVAPPLSRFATLMRPVIWFLSLSTNAVVRLLGGDPHATNEEMSEDELRDLVGGHEGFDIDERRIVQDVFSATQRTVKEVMQPRHNVDFLAASTRLAEAAATVRDMPHSRYPVTGTSVDDVLGFVHVRDLLQADVEPAATVGSLARDIPVLPGTNRILPAMAQMRNDGVHIALVIDEYGGTDGIVTLEDLVEELVGEIRDEYDLPGQTEEAHDVRRDGLFDGGLNIEDFSEVTGIELVDGAYETVAGFVIDQLGRMPEVGDTIVVDDASLSVAELDGRRISQIMVERIEAPEDGDRLDG from the coding sequence ATGGACCAGCAGACGCTGCTCAACTTCGGCCTCGTGCTGGTGTTCGTGCTGGTCGGCGGGGTGTTCTCGGCCACCGAGATGGCTCTGGTGTCCCTGCGGCCCAGCCAGCTCGACCGCCTGGAGCAGCAGGGCGGTCGCGGGGCCAAGGTCGCCTCGCTGGCTCGTGACCCCAACCGGTTCCTCGCCGCGGTGCAGATCGGCGTGACGGTCGCGGGCTTCTTGTCTGCCGCCTACGGCGCATCGACACTGGCGCCTGACGTCGCCCCGATCTTCACGGGGCTCGGCCTGTCCGAACGTGCGGCCGACAACGTCGCGCTCGTCGTCATGACGCTGCTCATCGCCTACATGTCGCTCGTGCTCGGCGAGCTCGTGCCCAAGCGCTTCGCCCTGCAGAAGTCGGCGGGACTGGCCACGGCCGTCGCTCCCCCGCTGTCGCGCTTCGCGACGCTCATGCGTCCGGTCATCTGGTTCCTGTCGCTGTCGACCAATGCGGTCGTTCGCCTGCTCGGCGGCGACCCCCACGCGACCAACGAGGAGATGAGCGAGGACGAGCTGCGCGACCTCGTCGGCGGGCACGAGGGCTTCGACATCGACGAGCGCCGCATCGTCCAGGACGTCTTCTCGGCGACCCAGCGCACCGTCAAGGAGGTCATGCAGCCCCGGCACAACGTCGACTTCCTGGCCGCATCGACACGTCTGGCCGAGGCCGCGGCCACCGTCCGCGACATGCCGCACTCGCGCTACCCCGTCACGGGCACCTCGGTCGACGACGTGCTGGGCTTCGTGCACGTGCGCGACCTGCTGCAGGCCGACGTCGAGCCCGCCGCGACGGTCGGCTCGCTGGCGCGCGACATCCCGGTGCTGCCCGGCACCAACCGGATCCTCCCGGCGATGGCGCAGATGCGCAACGACGGCGTGCACATCGCCCTGGTGATCGACGAGTACGGCGGCACCGACGGCATCGTGACGCTGGAGGACCTCGTCGAGGAGCTCGTCGGCGAGATCCGCGACGAGTACGACCTGCCCGGACAGACCGAGGAGGCCCACGACGTGCGCCGCGACGGCCTGTTCGACGGTGGCCTCAACATCGAGGACTTCTCGGAGGTCACGGGCATCGAGCTGGTCGACGGAGCCTACGAGACCGTCGCCGGATTCGTGATCGACCAGCTCGGCCGCATGCCCGAGGTCGGCGACACGATCGTGGTCGACGACGCCTCCCTGTCGGTGGCCGAGCTCGACGGGCGACGCATCTCGCAGATCATGGTCGAACGCATCGAGGCTCCCGAGGACGGGGATAGGCTGGACGGGTGA